The Dysidea avara chromosome 13, odDysAvar1.4, whole genome shotgun sequence genome includes a region encoding these proteins:
- the LOC136242454 gene encoding uncharacterized protein isoform X2, with product MLVLVILVLSIGVEANKNIQVVQTILPYYQLMTPKWIHKYSTITGPHALYPQYFEILPTTGANWQRALQVQLVPPGILASTDDITVTITVAMNTVLANSIDHDPSFGISDGTSFIGLHQTDKTNYHNLSPCRHIEGNKNGIFLKNVIAPNGPTVSSRAFTSEAKMQIRPTEKWGSCHTENDGGYTNIVNYERQL from the exons ATGTTAGTATTGGTGATCCTTGTGTTATCTATCGGAGTTGAGGCTAACAAAAAT ATTCAAGTGGTACAAACTATCCTACCCTACTATCAATTGATGACCCCCAAATGGATACACAAATACTCCACCATAACCGGACCTCATGCTCTCTACCCTCAATATTTTGAGATCCTTCCCACTACTGGAGCAAACTGGCAGCGTGCTCTACAAGTTCAACTGGTACCACCTGGTATCCTGGCAAGTACTGATGATATCACTGTGACTATCACAGTGGCCATGAACACAGTACTTGCTAACAGCATAGATCACGATCCGTCTTTTGGCATAAGTGATGGAACATCTTTCATTGGCTTACATCAGACTGATAAAACTAATTACCATAACCTTTCACCATGTCGTCACATAGAGGGCAACAAAAATGGAATATTCCTTAAAAATGTAATTGCACCTAATGGCCCTACTGTGAGTTCACGGGCATTTACTAGTGAGGCAAAGATGCAAATTAGACCCACTGAAAAGTGGGGATCCTGTCATACAGAGAATGATGGAGGATATACTAACATTGTTAATTATGAACGTCAACTTTAA
- the LOC136242454 gene encoding uncharacterized protein isoform X1, whose product MLVLVILVLSIGVEANKNFQQIQVVQTILPYYQLMTPKWIHKYSTITGPHALYPQYFEILPTTGANWQRALQVQLVPPGILASTDDITVTITVAMNTVLANSIDHDPSFGISDGTSFIGLHQTDKTNYHNLSPCRHIEGNKNGIFLKNVIAPNGPTVSSRAFTSEAKMQIRPTEKWGSCHTENDGGYTNIVNYERQL is encoded by the exons ATGTTAGTATTGGTGATCCTTGTGTTATCTATCGGAGTTGAGGCTAACAAAAAT TTCCAACAGATTCAAGTGGTACAAACTATCCTACCCTACTATCAATTGATGACCCCCAAATGGATACACAAATACTCCACCATAACCGGACCTCATGCTCTCTACCCTCAATATTTTGAGATCCTTCCCACTACTGGAGCAAACTGGCAGCGTGCTCTACAAGTTCAACTGGTACCACCTGGTATCCTGGCAAGTACTGATGATATCACTGTGACTATCACAGTGGCCATGAACACAGTACTTGCTAACAGCATAGATCACGATCCGTCTTTTGGCATAAGTGATGGAACATCTTTCATTGGCTTACATCAGACTGATAAAACTAATTACCATAACCTTTCACCATGTCGTCACATAGAGGGCAACAAAAATGGAATATTCCTTAAAAATGTAATTGCACCTAATGGCCCTACTGTGAGTTCACGGGCATTTACTAGTGAGGCAAAGATGCAAATTAGACCCACTGAAAAGTGGGGATCCTGTCATACAGAGAATGATGGAGGATATACTAACATTGTTAATTATGAACGTCAACTTTAA
- the LOC136242453 gene encoding protein NipSnap homolog translates to MLAYACLRNKSLSKVATRALPLLSRNFSNGSKRPPVFEMRNYEVPPGKLGDVISSATTRVKLEVEMGSVLLGFWATEGFLKDGLITTELFALWEYESFDHRDSQLAKRIKNDDWIASVKIMQPLIKTKSIILWNHFSFAPLLLEPRTTGGIFEWRNYRLLPGMIPAWQKRFSVTFPERAKYSSPIGIWFSEIGGLNEIMHIWPYKSMEDRASVRAEASQDAEWSQCVADTMPFMQKMQNKILYPTPLSPIQ, encoded by the exons ATGTTGGCCTACGCTTGTTTGAGGAACAAAAGTCTTTCAAAGGTTGCCACTAGAGCGTTGCCTTTGCTTTCAAGAAACTTTAGTAATGGCAGCAAGCGACCTCCAGTATTCGAAATGAGAAACTATGAAGTTCCTCCAGGAAAACTTGGCGACGTCATCAGCAGTGCAACAACGCGAGTCAAACTTGAAGTGGAGATGGGATCAGTTCTACTAGGGTTCTGGGCTACTGAAGGATTTTTAAAAGATGGATTAATTACCACTGAGCTGTTTGCATTGTGGGAATATG AAAGCTTTGATCACAGAGACTCACAGTTGGCAAAGCGAATTAAAAATGATGACTGGATTGCATCAGTGAAGATAATGCAACCCCTAATTAAAACTAAA TCAATAATATTGTGGAACCACTTCAGCTTTGCTCCATTACTTTTGGAACCTAGAACAACAGGAG GAATATTTGAGTGGCGTAACTACAGGCTTCTTCCTGGAATGATTCCTGCATGGCAGAAGAGATTTAGTGTCACCTTTCCAGAGCGTGCCAAATACTCCAGCCCCATTGGAATTTGGTTCTCAGAAATTGGAGGACTGAACGAAA TAATGCATATTTGGCCATACAAGTCTATGGAAGACCGAGCATCAGTCAGAGCTGAGGCATCTCAAGATGCTGAATGGTCCCAGTGTG TTGCAGATACCATGCCATTTATGCAGAAGATGCAAAACAAGATTCTTTACCCCACTCCACTGTCTCCCATACAGTGA
- the LOC136242452 gene encoding uncharacterized protein has protein sequence MTAEIPAKETEAYPPPYAPNQQGVAVQQQAYPPTYSASGYPPQGAAYPVTGQQQQTFFVAAGRAPVQNVVLVQARSYNPQVSDLLPGFAFCKFTPGIIETFIRVPLTMMLLVLIAVGAATIDAEKDEVTDRGITVDATGWVGAAGWVVFVASVTVITEFIMLLLHFLNPGCFNNQYGIFGGLDIAKCVMAGIALFIGCIITGVETSIANEDLDDHCDSFYADTDNNEACEKLETIYRLVLAMTIINVVCMFLLLILFIWDIVFLSCGFSSKVPVPRVSDQQRQ, from the exons ATGACCGCTGAGATTCCAGCAAAGGAGACAGAAGCATATCCCCCGCCATATGCACCTAATCAACAGGGAGTTGCGGTACAGCAACAAGCGTATCCGCCAACCTATTCCGCGTCAGGATATCCACCACAAGGCGCAGCCTATCCAGTGACGGGACAACAGCAGCAAACCTTTTTCGTGGCGGCTGGACGAGCTCCAGTACAAAATGTAGTGTTGGTACAGGCAAGGTCCTATAACCCACAGGTGTCAGACCTTCTACCAGGATTTGCTTTCTGTAAATTTACACCAGGGATCATCGAAACGTTTATACGTGTGCCATTAACG ATGATGTTACTGGTATTAATTGCAGTAGGAGCAGCCACTATAGACGCGGAGAAAGATGAGGTTACAGATCGTGGAATCACTGTTGATGCAACTGGTTGGGTTGGAGCTGCTGGATGGGTAGTATTCGTAGCCTCAGTGACCGTAATCACAGAATTTATAATGTTATTGCTACACTTCCTGAACCCTGGTTGTTTCAATAATCAGTATGGAATCTTTGGTGGATTG GATATTGCCAAGTGTGTTATGGCTGGTATCGCTCTGTTTATTGGGTGCATTATCACCGGAGTGGAGACCTCAATAGCTAATGAAGACTTGGACGACCACTGCGATAGCTTTTATGCTGATACAGATAACAACGAAGCTTGTGAGAAATTAGAAACGATTTATCGTCTAGTACTTGCCATGACT ATCATCAATGTGGTATGCATGTTCCTGCTGCTGATCCTATTCATCTGGGATATTGTATTCTTATCTTGTGGTTTCAGCTCAAAGGTTCCTGTGCCAAGAGTTTCAGACCAACAACGCCAGTAA
- the LOC136243019 gene encoding uncharacterized protein, translated as MATGKQGETWMPMGANPPPPPSYVLNPAPVLVQPQVYQPAYAGQQNTMVVTASQVPMQNVVLVQTVSVNAQQPGIVPGFAFCKFAPGVIETLIRVSLAVMLLLLICVAAVTIDKEKEEVVDGEIYTDTTGWTIASGWIVFIASVTLITELIMLLLHFLNPSHFNNNYAAYGGLDIAKCVIAGICLFIGCVATGVESTIAKDDLDYYCDDYPYNPDNNEACAQIEEIYRLVLAVTIINVICMVILLVLFVWNIIFLSANFKSKIPVPRMSDQIQH; from the exons ATGGCTACTGGAAAACAGGGAGAAACCTGGATGCCGATGGGCGCAAATCCTCCACCGCCTCCATCATACGTGCTAAACCCGGCGCCGGTACTAGTACAACCACAAGTTTATCAACCGGCGTACGCAGGACAACAGAATACCATGGTCGTGACTGCTTCACAAGTACCTATGCAGAATGTAGTGCTGGTACAGACGGTGAGCGTTAATGCACAGCAACCTGGCATCGTCCCGGGATTCGCTTTTTGTAAATTTGCTCCTGGAGTGATTGAGACACTTATACGTGTGTCTCTAGCG GTTATGTTGCTATTGCTGATATGTGTAGCAGCTGTTACCATTGACAAGGAGAAAGAGGAAGTTGTGGATGGGGAAATTTACACAGACACAACTGGTTGGACAATAGCTAGTGGCTGGATAGTATTTATTGCTTCAGTAACATTGATTACTGAACTTATCATGTTGTTGCTGCACTTTCTGAACCCCAGCCATTTCAATAACAACTACGCAGCTTATGGTGGTTTG GATATTGCTAAGTGTGTCATCGctggtatttgtttgtttattggcTGTGTTGCCACTGGAGTAGAGAGTACAATAGCCAAGGATGACTTAGATTATTATTGTGATGATTATCCTTATAATCCGGACAATAACGAAGCATGTGCACAGATAGAGGAGATATATCGTCTGGTGCTTGCTGTAACT ATCATCAATGTGATATGCATGGTTATACTGTTGGTCTTGTTTGTCTGGAACATCATCTTCTTATCTGCTAACTTCAAATCAAAGATTCCTGTGCCAAGAATGTCTGACCAGATACAACACTGA
- the LOC136243196 gene encoding uncharacterized protein, with protein sequence MARHINFTLIFLSCMTVISTGEIILVVRVNGDHLPSINCTANNVTSPGCSCFHNDTTIRCSFSSFQSALNHLKNNSVVYIKTNFVTLQSKVMLNHLYNISIVGINNSTVDCDNKGCLQFESCDQISIEDVVWNNCSCGNGPKPLTAGITVWNSKRLDIKRCTFQNCLLTAVRVENVYETINFDQVKFESNNIMYSSRNKPTSSINSAAGLAIEISNMTDCDTVNISIANSLFSDNRNINCTLCAYAGALHIYVGAVNHLNVSITNTTFTGNIVESGTNSLFNGEASAVRIWLRDVAKPFILLAFLHFSSNHHNSMSKDHVNVLTVSNQYSEIERTPHTKPGTVKLISCTFRENTADIIAFFTGFVNALMQDCSFSGNKILTKSNHVPLPHIRAIVIMIIQMSYAGESYLNISTSNFTNNVDGSAIMILPNQYSRTSNQFPFIHISYSNLLVKNNTFSSKEHSPVGLLSFLFVYIFSVNITDVIIVDNHVFGNVGGVNFNNALQYSYHGTTIVNILNLVFENNTMTRSHGAAIWISATALPDVHYLIANSTFKNTVGAKSIIYSFGTITLAGNIEFANNSGTAVYITLGQTLNITGNVTCENNISEDGGAIYLDDSSIVHFSKFSRVMFTNNIATRYGGAIFVYVSNCSTTSIVDQSRMISFGDNNIAVLAGDDIYYSISHACNHTYQKLILKKERTITSPDNLVPNASVATKLNNTTYYVINDLIMLGQQVSIPVCLQDMNGNATGSVSFKIKVLNSNYSIDGTDIIMVGCKKLHGAVDFMLHGDTEPISNVGTEIQLTSLYDNTFDWRPITVNLLVNVTQCQLGFHFDSRQKKCMCYTTNGIVSCSGSNSSIERGYWFGTVRNKSTVTTCPLNYCYFTACSINTEICPLYHQTSKNNQCREHRIGSACSECNNGYSLSFDSVECINDDRCTIGQTVLILIVSSLYWIVITVSIFVIMHFKILIGYFYGITFYYSVINILLGQIFYFSDWLHNLVMIISSAAKLIPQFLGKFCFIQGMSGIDQQFIHYVHPLAVLSILVTISVAARFSIRLTSFVSRGGVINAICFILLLSYTSITSTSLLLLRPLKFTEIDQFYTYLSPDIEYFHGRHAVYGVIAILCEVVIVIGLPLLLLLQPFLNHKINFIRIMPLLDQFQSCYKNKFRWFASYYMVCQQIIIALATLNVANYFTLYMLFIACLVMNLIVVTLKPYKSNKLNIFDGFVLHIMLLLIVLQTASHVNSFSSVAITTMAYILVLLPFTVYLMAGLAYAFMVYVSNYSTKSDIYDDQSRLLGEHVHYGTCSTSIGVYPRDSLESLIFDNNYTDTV encoded by the exons ATGGCAAGACATATCAACTTCACACTTATCTTTCTCTCTTGTATGACTGTCATTTCTACGGGAGAAATTATTTTAGTAGTGCGAGTCAATGGTGACCATCTACCTTCTATCAATTGCACTGCAAACAATGTAACCAGTCCCGGTTGTAGTTGTTTCCATAATGACACCACTATAAGATGTTCATTTTCGTCATTTCAATCTGCACTTAATCATCTGAAAAACAACAGTGTGGTGTACATAAAAACCAACTTTGTTACATTGCAGTCAAAAGTCATGTTGAACCATCTTTACAACATTTCAATTGTGGGGATTAACAACTCTACTGTAGATTGTGACAATAAAGGATGTTTACAGTTTGAATCATGTGATCAGATATCGATAGAAGATGTTGTCTGGAATAACTGCAGTTGTGGAAATGGACCAAAGCCTCTAACAGCAGGAATCACTGTTTGGAATTCTAAAAGGTTAGACATTAAAAGATGCACATTTCAGAACTGTCTGTTAACTGCAGTCCGTGTGGAAAATGTGTATGAAACAATAAACTTTGATCAAGTCAAGTTTGaatcaaataatattatgtattcaTCACGGAATAAACCTACTTCATCTATTAATAGTGCAGCAGGGCTTGCCATAGAAATTTCTAATATGACTGACTGTGATACAGTAAACATTTCAATTGCTAACAGTTTATTTTCTGATAACCGAAACATTAACTGCACATTGTGTGCCTATGCGGGAGCATTACATATATATGTGGGAGCAGTGAACCATCTAAATGTCTCAATAACAAACACAACCTTTACTGGAAATATAGTGGAAAGTGGCACTAACTCTTTATTTAATGGTGAAGCTAGTGCTGTTAGAATTTGGTTACGTGATGTTGCTAAACCATTCATTTTGTTAGCTTTTCTCCATTTTTCATCCAACCATCATAATAGTATGAGTAAAGATCACGTAAATGTTCTTACTGTGTCCAATCAGTACAGTGAAATTGAAAGAACACCACATACTAAACCAGGAACAGTTAAATTAATATCATGTACATTTAGAGAGAATACAGCTGATATAATTGCATTCTTCACAGGTTTTGTGAATGCATTAATGCAAGATTGCAGCTTCTCAGGTAACAAAATTCTGACTAAATCAAACCATGTTCCTCTACCACACATTCGTGCTATTGTGATTATGATAATACAGATGTCTTATGCTGGTGAATCATACCTTAACATCAGCACTAGTAATTTTACAAATAATGTGGATGGTTCTGCCATCATGATACTTCCTAATCAATATAGCAGGACTTCAAATCAATTCCCATTTATTCATATTTCATATTCCAACCTGCTGGTTAAAAACAACACATTTTCTTCAAAGGAACATTCTCCTGTTGGATTGCTATCATTTCTATTTGTGTACATATTCTCAGTAAACATCACAGATGTAATAATTGTTGATAATCATGTTTTTGGCAACGTGGGTGGAGTGAActttaataatgctttacaatacagttatcaTGGTACAACaattgtaaatattttaaacctTGTTTTTGAAAATAACACTATGACGAGGAGTCATGGAGCAGCCATTTGGATATCAGCTACAGCATTACCAGATGTTCATTATTTGATTGCAAATAGTACGTTTAAGAACACTGTTGGAGCAAAAAGCATAATTTACAGTTTTGGTACTATTACACTGGCTGGAAATATTGAATTTGCCAACAATTCTGGAACAGCAGTATACATTACTTTGGGACAAACATTAAACATTACTGGAAATGTGACATGTGAAAACAATATATCTGAGGATGGTGGAGCTATTTACCTTGATGATAGCTCCATTGTCCATTTTTCAAAGTTTTCTAGAGTCATGTTTACTAATAACATTGCTACAAGATATGGTGGAGCCATATTTGTTTATGTTTCTAACTGTTCTACAACTAGTATAGTTGATCAATCAAGAATGATTAGTTTTGGTGACAATAATATAGCTGTTTTAGCTGGTGATGACATATATTACAGTATATCCCATGCATGCAATCATACTTACCAGAAGCTAATACTAAAGAAAGAAAGGACAATTACTTCACCAGATAATTTAGTACCAAATGCGTCAGTGgctacaaaattaaacaatactACATATTATGTTATTAATGACTTGATCATGCTGGGACAGCAAGTCAGCATTCCAGTATGTCTACAGGACATGAATGGAAATGCTACAGGATCAGTTTCATTCAAAATTAAGGTTTTGAACAGTAACTATTCTATTGATGGCACTGATATCATAATGGTGGGTTGTAAGAAACTACATGGAGCAGTTGATTTTATGCTTCATGGTGATACTGAACCTATTAGCAATGTAGGTACTGAAATTCAGCTGACTTCTCTATATGATAATACGTTTGACTGGAGACCCATAACTGTAAATTTGCTGGTTAACGTTACACAATGCCAATTAGGATTCCATTTTGACTCACGGCAGAAAAAGTGCATGTGCTATACAACTAATGGGATCGTTTCTTGTTCTGGTAGTAATTCAAGTATTGAAAGAGGATATTGGTTTGGTACTGTTAGGAATAAATCAACAGTGACAACTTGTCCGTTAAACTACTGTTACTTTACTGCTTGCAGTATCAACACCGAAATATGTCCTCTGTACCATCAAACATCAAAAAACAACCAATGTAGGGAACACAGAATTGGCAGCGCTTGCAGTGAGTGCAACAATGGCTACTCATTATCTTTTGATTCAGTTGAGTGCATTAATGATGACAGATGTACCATAGGACAAACAGTACTGATACTGATAGTATCATCACTTTACTGGATTGTCATTACTGTTAGCATATTTGTAATAATGCACTTCAAAATTTTGATTGGATACTTTTATGGCATTACGTTCTATTACAGTGTAATAAACATCTTGTTAGGACAAATTTTCTACTTTTCTGATTGGCTACATAATTTAGTAATGATTATTTCTAGTGCTGCTAAACTTATTCCACAATTCTTAGGAAAATTTTGTTTCATACAAGGCATGAGTGGGATTGATCAGCAGTTTATTCATTATGTACATCCACTGGCAGTTTTGTCTATACTAGTAACCATCAGTGTGGCAGCAAGATTTTCTATCAGGCTAACATCATTTGTCAGCAGAGGAGGAGTAATAAATGCCATTTGCTTTATTCTGTTATTATCATACACATCGATAACATCTAcatcactgctactattgaggcCACTAAAATTTACTGAAATTGATCAATTTTATACTTACTTATCTCCTGATATTGAGTATTTCCATGGACGTCATGCAGTTTATGGCGTTATAGCTATTTTATGTGAGGTTGTGATTGTAATTGGATTACCACTATTACTGCTATTACAACCATTTCTTAACCACAAAATTAACTTCATAAGAATTATGCCACTACTGGACCAATTTCAGAGTTGCTACAAGAATAAGTTCCGCTGGTTTGCATCTTACTACATGGTATGTCAGCAGATCATCATTGCTTTGGCAACACTGAATGTGGCAAATTACTTCACGCTGTACATGCTGTTCATTGCCTGCCTAGTAATGAATCTAATAGTTGTTACATTAAAACCTTACAAAAGTAATAAGTTGAACATCTTTGATGGTTTTGTTCTTCACATCATGCTGTTACTAATTGTACTACAAACTGCTAGTCATGTCAATAGCTTTTCTTCTGTTGCTATAACAACAATGGCATATATCTTGGTACTTTTACCATTCACCGTTTATTTAATGGCAGGTTTAGCTTATGCATTTATGGTTTACGTCTCCAATTACTCTACTAAAAGTGACATCTACGATGATCAAAGTCGTTTACTTGGAGAACATGTGCACTATGGAACATGCTCTAC ATCTATTGGTGTATATCCACGTGACTCTTTAGAGTCCTTGATTTTTGACAATAACTATACTGATACAGTGTAA